The following nucleotide sequence is from Algiphilus sp..
TCCATCCGTCGCAAGGCTGCGGCGGATCTGCAATGGGCTCCTGCCGAACCATCGACGACAGGCGTGGGTCAGTGTGCTCTGTTCCTGGTATCCGATCAGAGCGGCCACCTGAGCGAGAGGGATTCTCCGGTCCGCCAGGAGTTCGCTGGCTCGCGTCTTGCGGCAGTCCTCGACGAGGAGGTGGAAGCTGTGCCCGGAGCGTTCGAGCTGTCGCTGAATAGTACGGGGGTGCATGGAGAGCTGGGTAGCAATGCGTGCCAGGTTGCACTGCCCGGTCGGGAGCAGACGGGCAATGAGATGCTCCACCTGCGTATGAACATCGAGCGCATCCTGGCCGATCAGTGGTGCCAGATACGCCTCTATGGCGTCCTTCAAGTGTTCATCCGCCAGATCGAGAGGACGGTCGAGCCAGTGATTGTCGATGATCAGTGCATTGACTTCTTGTCCGAATCGGGCGCGTACGCCGAACGCGGGGATGTAGTCACGGGGATTGGCCGACGAGTGATGCCGGAACAGCACTGCCCTGGGCTTGAACTCCAGCCCTGCAAACAAGCGGAAGCCGTTGACCGCAAAGGCTAGCGAGAACTCCGTCATCTGCGGACGCGCGGGCGCGCGCCCGGCTTGAAACGTCAAGTTGTAGTGCAGGGTAGAGGTGTGCTCGTCATGCCGTA
It contains:
- a CDS encoding AraC family transcriptional regulator; this translates as MLIRATVLSGYRSLVTHLGGDPATLLKAFHMDQTNAESVTAFVPYATVVRLFEQTATELRCPTLGLQLTGYQSLDKLGPLALLAVRSRSVREAAVTVTSHLHTYSPAILMDLVRHDEHTSTLHYNLTFQAGRAPARPQMTEFSLAFAVNGFRLFAGLEFKPRAVLFRHHSSANPRDYIPAFGVRARFGQEVNALIIDNHWLDRPLDLADEHLKDAIEAYLAPLIGQDALDVHTQVEHLIARLLPTGQCNLARIATQLSMHPRTIQRQLERSGHSFHLLVEDCRKTRASELLADRRIPLAQVAALIGYQEQSTLTHACRRWFGRSPLQIRRSLATDGNATHG